A genome region from Camarhynchus parvulus chromosome 15, STF_HiC, whole genome shotgun sequence includes the following:
- the RNF34 gene encoding E3 ubiquitin-protein ligase RNF34 isoform X2, giving the protein MWASCCGLLNEVMGTGAVRGQQAGFGGGAGPFRFTPSTGFSAYPAPAAASTNIVCKACGLSFSVFRKKHVCCDCKKDFCSVCSVLQENLRRCSTCHLLQETAFQRPQLMRLKVKDLRQYLILRNIPTDTCREKEDLVELVLCHHGLGTEQDTDAGSLRPARSQSSAFFTHPFSTSVSMSNPGEVASRRGSTGSGTPSRGQTETSVNNEEEESAEEQTPGLGRKRARASLSDISSLEDIEGMSVRQLKEILACNFVNYSGCCEKWELVEKVSRLYRESEENHKTQGERMQLNEDDDSLCRICMDAVIDCVLLECGHMVTCTKCGKRMSECPICRQYVVRAVHVFKS; this is encoded by the exons ATGTGGGCTTCCTGCTGCGGCTTGCTGAATGAAGTCATGGGCACGGGGGCAGTGCGTGGCCAGCAGGCTGGCTTTGGGGGAGGTGCTGGCCCCTTCAGGTTCACACCAAGCACGGGCTTCTCAGCAtacccagctcctgctgcagccagcaccaaCATCGTCTGCAAGGCCTGTGGACTTTCCTTCtcagttttcaggaaaaaa CACGTGTGTTGTGACTGCAAAAAGGATTTTTGCTCAGTTTGTTCAGTCCTACAAGAGAATCTCAGAAGATGTTCCACCTGTCACCTGCTGCAAGAAACGGCCTTCCAGCGGCCTCAGCTCATGAGACTGAAAGTGAAGGATCTGCGGCAGTACCTGATCCTCAGGAACATCCCCACggacacctgcagggagaaggaggacctggtggagctggtgctgtgccaccatggcctggggacagagcaggacacGGACGCTGGCAGCCTGCGCCCGGCACGGTCACAGAGCTCAGCCTTCTTCACCCATCCCTTCTCCACCTCTGTGTCCATGTCCAACCCAGGAGAAGTTGCCAGCAGAagggggagcacagggagtgGAACACCTTCACGG GGACAAACTGAAACATCTGTAAataatgaagaagaagaaagtgcAGAAGAGCAG accccagggctgggcaggaagaGAGCCAGGGCCTCCCTGTCTGACATCTCCAGTCTGGAGGACATCGAAGGGATGAGTGTTCGGCAGCTGAAGGAAATCCTGGCCTGCAATTTTGTCAACTACTCAGGATGCTGTGAAAAATGGGAACTTGTGGAAAAAGTGAGCAGACTGTACAGAGAGAGCGAGGAGAACCACAAGACAC AGGGGGAGAGGATGCAGCTGAACGAGGACGACGACAGCCTGTGCCGCATCTGCATGGACGCCGTGATCGACTGCGTGCTGCTGGAGTGCGGCCACATGGTCACCTGCACCAAGTGCGGCAAGAGGATGAGCGAGTGCCCCATCTGCCGGCAGTACGTCGTGCGGGCCGTGCACGTCTTCAAATCctaa
- the ANAPC5 gene encoding anaphase-promoting complex subunit 5: protein MASVHESLYFNPMLTNGVVHANVFGVRDWVTPHKMALLVLLSELGRAGPQLGLLERRRLNRLLLPLLQGPDMALSRLRKAIEECCPHLAGSVHIRLKLMAEGELKDMEQFFDDLSDSFSGTEPEVHKTSVVGLFLRHMILAYNKLSFSQVYKLYTALQQYFQKDEKKDGADENEMELTNPEELDGKMEKEELDGPLREEEIACSGPLSQKQAEYFLSQQASLLKNDETKALAPASLQKELNNLLKFNPDFAEAHYLSYLNSLRVQDVFSSTHSLLHYFDRLILTGAESKSNGDEGYGRSLRYAALNLAALHCRFGHYQQAELALQEAIRIAQESNDHVCLQHCLSWLYILEQKIFDSCVLLEHSVNKSLHFGLPYLASLGIQSLVQQRAFAGKAANKLMDALKDSDLLHWKHSLSELIDISIAQKTAIWRLYGRSTMALQQAQTLLSMNSLEAVNVGVQQNNTESFAVVLCHLAELHAEQGYFAAASEILKHLKERFPPNSQHAQLWMLFDQKIQFERAMNDGRYHVADSLVAGITALNSIEGVYRKAIVLKAQNQMSEAHKLLQKLLVHCQKIKNTEMVIRVLLCMAELYWRSSCHTIALPVLLQALALAREYSLQYLASETVLNLAFSQLILGIPEQALNILHMAIEPVLAHGAVLDKGCAMFLVAKCQVASAASYTPQKKIEALESAILNLNEAKAYFAKVDCKEQLRDVLYFQARLFHTLGRTQERNKCAMLFRQLHQELPAHGVPLINAFK from the exons ATGGCGAGCGTGCACGAGAGCCTGTACTTCAACCCGATGCTGACGAACGGCGTCGTGCACGCGAACGTGTTCGGCGTCCGCGACTGGGTCACCCCGCACAAGAtggccctgctggtgctgctcagcgAGCTGGGCCGCGCCGGCCCGCAGCTCGGCCTGCTCGAGCGCCGCCGCCTCAACCGCttgctgctgccgctgctgcag GGTCCCGATATGGCGCTGTCGCGGCTGCGCAAGGCCATCGAGGAGTGCTGCCCGCACCTGGCCGGCTCCGTCCACATCAG GTTAAAACTTATGGCAGAAGGAGAACTGAAAGACATGGAACAATTTTTTGATGATCTTTCAGATTCATTCTCAGGGACAGAGCCAGAAGTTCATAAAACAAGTGTTGTAG GTCTGTTCCTGCGCCACATGATCCTGGCATACAACAAACTTTCCTTCAGCCAGGTCTACAAACTTTACACAGCACTCCAGCAGTACTTCCAGAAGGATGAGAAAAAGGATGGAGCTGATGAGAATGAGATGGAGCTGACAAATCCAGAGGAGCTGgatgggaaaatggagaaagaagaaCTTGATGGGCCTTTAAG GGAAGAAGAGATAGCCTGCAGTGGGCCTCTTTCCCAGAAACAAGcagagtattttctttctcagcag GCTTCTTTGCTAAAGAATGATGAGACAAAGGCTCTTGCTCCAGCATCCTTACAAAAGGAATTGAACAACTTGTTAAAATTTAATCCAGACTTTGCTGAAGCA CATTATTTAAGCTACTTAAACAGCCTCAGGGTGCAGGATGTCTTCAGTTCCACACACAGCCTCCTGCACTACTTCGACCGGCTGATCCTCACGGGGGCGGAGAGCAAAAGCAACGGGGACGAGGGCTACGGGCGGAGCCTGCGCTACGCCGCGCTCAACCTGGCGGCGCTGCACTGCCGCTTCGGCCACTA CCAGCAGGCTGAACTGGCCCTTCAGGAAGCCATCAGGATTGCCCAGGAGTCCAACGACCACgtgtgcctgcagcactgcctg AGTTGGTTGTACATCCTGGAGCAGAAGATATTTGACAGCTGTGTTCTGCTGGAGCACTCTGTGAACAAGTCCTTACATTTTGGATTGCCA tATCTTGCTTCCTTGGGAATACAGTCCTTGGTTCAGCAAAGAGCTTTTGCAGGAAAGGCTGCCAACAAACTAATGGATGCCTTAAAAGATTCTGATCTGTTGCATTGGAAGCACAGCCTGTCAGAGCTCATAGACATCAGCATAGCACAGAAAACAGCCATTTGGAGATTGTACGGCCGCAG CACCATGGCACTTCAGCAAGCCCAGACCTTGCTGAGCATGAACAGTCTGGAAGCTGTGAACGTGGGCGTTCAGCAGAACAACACCGAGTCCTTTGCCGTGGTGTTGTGtcacctggcagagctgcacGCCGAGCAG GGGTACTTTGCAGCTGcttctgaaatactgaaacaCCTAAAGGAGAGATTCCCTCCCAACAGTCAGCATGCACAG CTTTGGATGCTGTTTGATCAGAAAATACAGTTTGAGCGAGCCATGAACGACGGCAGATACCACGTAGCAGATTCTCTTGTAGCAGGAATTACAGCACTTAATAGCATTGAAGGTGTATACAG AAAAGCCATTGTATTGAAAGCCCAAAATCAAATGTCAGAGGCACACAAACTTCTGCAGAAATTGTTGGTCCACTGCCAGAAAATCAAGAACACCGAGATGGTGATTAG ggtgctgctgtgcatgGCAGAGCTGTACTGGAGGTCCTCGTGCCACACCATCGCGCTGCccgtgctgctgcaggctctggccCTGGCTCGCGAGTACAGCCTGCAGTACTTGGCCTCTGAAACCGTGCTCAACTTGGCTTTCTCCCAG CTGATCCTTGGCATTCCCGAACAAGCCCTGAATATCCTGCACATGGCAATAGAACCTGTCTTGGCCCACGGAGCTGTCCTGGACAAAGGCTGTGCCATGTTCTTGGTGGCCAAATGTCAGGTGGCTTCTGCAGCTTCCTACACTCCACAAAAGAAGATTGAAG CTTTGGAATCTGCTATCTTGAATCTAAACGAAGCCAAGGCTTACTTTGCCAAAGTGGACTGCAAAGAGCAGCTCAGAGACGTTCTCTACTTCCAAGCCCGGCTGTTCCACACCCTCGGCAGGACCCAGGAAAGGAACAAATGTGCCATGTTGTTCCGTcagctgcaccaggagctgccagcacacgGTGTCCCCTTGATCAATGCCTTCAAATGA
- the RNF34 gene encoding E3 ubiquitin-protein ligase RNF34 isoform X3, whose amino-acid sequence MKAGATSMWASCCGLLNEVMGTGAVRGQQAGFGGGAGPFRFTPSTGFSAYPAPAAASTNIVCKACGLSFSVFRKKHVCCDCKKDFCSVCSVLQENLRRCSTCHLLQETAFQRPQLMRLKVKDLRQYLILRNIPTDTCREKEDLVELVLCHHGLGTEQDTDAGSLRPARSQSSAFFTHPFSTSVSMSNPGEVASRRGSTGSGTPSRTPGLGRKRARASLSDISSLEDIEGMSVRQLKEILACNFVNYSGCCEKWELVEKVSRLYRESEENHKTQGERMQLNEDDDSLCRICMDAVIDCVLLECGHMVTCTKCGKRMSECPICRQYVVRAVHVFKS is encoded by the exons aTGAAG GCGGGAGCTACTTCCATGTGGGCTTCCTGCTGCGGCTTGCTGAATGAAGTCATGGGCACGGGGGCAGTGCGTGGCCAGCAGGCTGGCTTTGGGGGAGGTGCTGGCCCCTTCAGGTTCACACCAAGCACGGGCTTCTCAGCAtacccagctcctgctgcagccagcaccaaCATCGTCTGCAAGGCCTGTGGACTTTCCTTCtcagttttcaggaaaaaa CACGTGTGTTGTGACTGCAAAAAGGATTTTTGCTCAGTTTGTTCAGTCCTACAAGAGAATCTCAGAAGATGTTCCACCTGTCACCTGCTGCAAGAAACGGCCTTCCAGCGGCCTCAGCTCATGAGACTGAAAGTGAAGGATCTGCGGCAGTACCTGATCCTCAGGAACATCCCCACggacacctgcagggagaaggaggacctggtggagctggtgctgtgccaccatggcctggggacagagcaggacacGGACGCTGGCAGCCTGCGCCCGGCACGGTCACAGAGCTCAGCCTTCTTCACCCATCCCTTCTCCACCTCTGTGTCCATGTCCAACCCAGGAGAAGTTGCCAGCAGAagggggagcacagggagtgGAACACCTTCACGG accccagggctgggcaggaagaGAGCCAGGGCCTCCCTGTCTGACATCTCCAGTCTGGAGGACATCGAAGGGATGAGTGTTCGGCAGCTGAAGGAAATCCTGGCCTGCAATTTTGTCAACTACTCAGGATGCTGTGAAAAATGGGAACTTGTGGAAAAAGTGAGCAGACTGTACAGAGAGAGCGAGGAGAACCACAAGACAC AGGGGGAGAGGATGCAGCTGAACGAGGACGACGACAGCCTGTGCCGCATCTGCATGGACGCCGTGATCGACTGCGTGCTGCTGGAGTGCGGCCACATGGTCACCTGCACCAAGTGCGGCAAGAGGATGAGCGAGTGCCCCATCTGCCGGCAGTACGTCGTGCGGGCCGTGCACGTCTTCAAATCctaa
- the RNF34 gene encoding E3 ubiquitin-protein ligase RNF34 isoform X1 — MKAGATSMWASCCGLLNEVMGTGAVRGQQAGFGGGAGPFRFTPSTGFSAYPAPAAASTNIVCKACGLSFSVFRKKHVCCDCKKDFCSVCSVLQENLRRCSTCHLLQETAFQRPQLMRLKVKDLRQYLILRNIPTDTCREKEDLVELVLCHHGLGTEQDTDAGSLRPARSQSSAFFTHPFSTSVSMSNPGEVASRRGSTGSGTPSRGQTETSVNNEEEESAEEQTPGLGRKRARASLSDISSLEDIEGMSVRQLKEILACNFVNYSGCCEKWELVEKVSRLYRESEENHKTQGERMQLNEDDDSLCRICMDAVIDCVLLECGHMVTCTKCGKRMSECPICRQYVVRAVHVFKS; from the exons aTGAAG GCGGGAGCTACTTCCATGTGGGCTTCCTGCTGCGGCTTGCTGAATGAAGTCATGGGCACGGGGGCAGTGCGTGGCCAGCAGGCTGGCTTTGGGGGAGGTGCTGGCCCCTTCAGGTTCACACCAAGCACGGGCTTCTCAGCAtacccagctcctgctgcagccagcaccaaCATCGTCTGCAAGGCCTGTGGACTTTCCTTCtcagttttcaggaaaaaa CACGTGTGTTGTGACTGCAAAAAGGATTTTTGCTCAGTTTGTTCAGTCCTACAAGAGAATCTCAGAAGATGTTCCACCTGTCACCTGCTGCAAGAAACGGCCTTCCAGCGGCCTCAGCTCATGAGACTGAAAGTGAAGGATCTGCGGCAGTACCTGATCCTCAGGAACATCCCCACggacacctgcagggagaaggaggacctggtggagctggtgctgtgccaccatggcctggggacagagcaggacacGGACGCTGGCAGCCTGCGCCCGGCACGGTCACAGAGCTCAGCCTTCTTCACCCATCCCTTCTCCACCTCTGTGTCCATGTCCAACCCAGGAGAAGTTGCCAGCAGAagggggagcacagggagtgGAACACCTTCACGG GGACAAACTGAAACATCTGTAAataatgaagaagaagaaagtgcAGAAGAGCAG accccagggctgggcaggaagaGAGCCAGGGCCTCCCTGTCTGACATCTCCAGTCTGGAGGACATCGAAGGGATGAGTGTTCGGCAGCTGAAGGAAATCCTGGCCTGCAATTTTGTCAACTACTCAGGATGCTGTGAAAAATGGGAACTTGTGGAAAAAGTGAGCAGACTGTACAGAGAGAGCGAGGAGAACCACAAGACAC AGGGGGAGAGGATGCAGCTGAACGAGGACGACGACAGCCTGTGCCGCATCTGCATGGACGCCGTGATCGACTGCGTGCTGCTGGAGTGCGGCCACATGGTCACCTGCACCAAGTGCGGCAAGAGGATGAGCGAGTGCCCCATCTGCCGGCAGTACGTCGTGCGGGCCGTGCACGTCTTCAAATCctaa